The genomic DNA GAAGTAGAAatgggaagaagaaaaaaaaatgttgtgtgAAAAATCTTGGCTCAACTTGTCAACAGCCTCCGTGTGCTTGTTGATGATTTTCAGTGACTGCAATAAAGCCAAATCAATTAAATCTTGAGACTGAGGATGTGGTTTTTCTGCAGCTTTTCCTGGAGTGTATGGGAGTTGGGCGCATTACTTACCTGTTAAGTGCTCAAAGGTAACGAGAGAAACACAGCGCTCCAGATTGCTCCGATTTAATTAGCTGACACAGCCGTCGTTGGCCAGACTTtttcattgatttattttttcaatcgTCACGATCAAAGTGTGCGGTGGTAAAATAGTGCTGGCTAACGTTTGATTTTTCAGCAAAGTTTCAGGCGTTGACTGATAACGCCGAGTTGCGTGTGCACACCCATTTTGTCAAAGAAGTGAGCTGATCGCACTCTGTCTTTATCAAACGCGCCCTCTTCACTTACCTCACGAATATTGCTTCATTCCCCCCCCCAAAGTGTTCTCGCTACATATTTACATTGTGAACGGAATTACATTAGATCCCATATCCAAAACGTACTATTACAGCCTGATTTCTGGCAGTTTATATGCTAATGTGCTTGGGCGGAACGGATGATTGAAATTAATAATTACAACGTCGGACGGTGATTGTTAAGCAGCGGAGGTTTTAGACAGACTTACTGTTAATAAGGTGTAACACAAAAACACTCTCGATAAgtgcagatctgcatcagatccATCAAGATGCTATATGCGTGAGCATGGACATGAGCTTTTTCATCATGCCCCGCGGCCCTTTTGTCTCCACACTGAAACGTACCAGGGGCCTTGAATGTATGCTTGTAGTGTGTGTTGTAAGCAGTATTTGCATATTCAAGATGTACATTATTCAAATGGCTGATACTGCTCCTTTCATAACCATGCCTCTTATGTCTGTTCTCAACCCCATCCCCCATTCTCACCATTTGAACCCCCCTCACACCCACCCCAAAACCCTCCCACCACACCCCGCCCCACCTTGATTAACTAATGTCCAATTCGGTGCAGCGTATTCCACGAGCTCGCCTCCTCACGCAGTCAGCTGATTAACCTGGAGCCTGCCTGGTGAAGTTGCAACCCTCGTCTTCCCGTCTTaattcctccttttttttttccctttttttttttaatgccccctcttcctcctcctccacccctCCCTAGTCTTTGTTGTGGCGGCAGCAGCAGAGCATGCGTTGCATTGGCGGTCTGAAGCATTGTGTCTGATTTCCAGCAGACAAACTGACCTCTGGGGATTTATTGACAGCAAACTCCACAGAGGCAGACACAGAGCTGGGGGCATGGAGGCAGCCAGAGAGTGGGGGGGCGGAGGGTGTTGGGGAAGGTTTGtaaggagggaggagggaggaagAAGAGTGGGGGCATAGACGGATGGAGAGATAGACGGGTAGGAAGGGAAGACGGGGAGAGGTTCAACGtgatgaaacaggaaacaggtagaggcacagaaagaaagaaaccaataTGGGGGAGGTGGGGTACGAACGCCGAATttagtttgatttaaaaaaaaaatttcctcCCCTTGGAGTATTAGCAAGTGAAAGAAAATGGCCGCCTCCTACAAGGATCTAATTAATTTTGAAGGATCATCAGCCCCTTTAGTCCAAGGCAGGGtacaggagggagggagggagggagacagaCCCCTGGGCTGATTAGAATTCACTGCAGGTAGGCGCTGGCTGCTGCTCACCCACTGTGTCACGGCTAAAATGGAATCACTGTTGTGAGTGGCAGTCTGGGCAACTGAAGCCCGCTTCCCTTGGCCTACTCCTTTGTTGCCAGCGTTCACCTCACTTTCCCCATTAGGCAGGTGGATTTACATGTCTGGACTGGTAGATGCAACATATATGTGCGCACTGCCGAGCAGTAGCCACAAAACCCAACCATGGCACCTGGATAACATTTGCATCTCAAGCTAACCCcagcaggaaaaatgaaaaaaagtcaaatatttgACATTATAATGGGTAAAGAAATTTGACATGTGGGTGTGCGGTCTAGTAAAAAACaattatgtgtatatatatatatatatatgtatatatatatatatatatatatatatatataaacacacacacatatatgggGGGGTTTCCTTTGACTTTGTCAGTCAGGATTATTTAAGGAGGGTTTCATTCACACGCAACAGGTCACAGTTTGGTTATACATAGTTTCTAACTTAGCAGCTACGCCAGCGCTCAGTTTAGacttatataaatatatatatttatagtaAACCATCTGTATGTGTTATTTTAGGTCACTCACATAACTTTATAGTGAATAGAAAATGGCtaaagttatattttatatgtagGAGgttcattttataattttttttttttttatccagatcaaaactgaaaaacaaccaACTGTTTGCATTTGGTTGAAAGCATGATCCATCTGAGTATTGTGTGATCACCATCTGCTCCTAAACATGTTATTACATGCCTATATCTAATCATCAAATTTGTAAGTTGTCACGAACATGTCTGGAAAACAAGCACTGAGCGTCCCACAGAGTGCAGCGCTTCTCGAAGGGAGGCCTGAGACCCAAGCAGTCCGTCAACTCAGCCATTTCAACTCAGTTACACTTTAACTGTACTTTTTCCGCCCAGATTTTCTGCTTCAGTGTGCTCAATTATAACGACAATGATCATCTTCGGGCCACATTTACACATTAACACGTGTCTGTTACCTTGGCGTAGAAGAGCAGAAGCGAATGCAGCCAATGATCCTTCCACACGAGTgtgtaaggaaaaaaaaaaaaaggggaggTCACTGCTTAAAATCTCATAGTTTCTGTAGGCAGGCTTTACTTCAGTGTCTCAAAGTAGGTGTGCTGTTGGAAAGTACTCGAGAGCCGTAAAAGAATAATTTGCTCCAACATTAATGCGCAGGTCTGGTCAAATCCTGGCCCTGTTCTGTTCATTCAGCAGCACAGAGTAGTTAGTGGCGTTTTACAGAGCACTTCATGTTCCTGTTGTAGCAAACGTGGCTGCTGCTGAACGTcttttacaaaagaaaaaaaaattgagtgTCAGAAATATCATCCACCCTCAAATTAATGATAAATATTCACATCCCAACATGCCGTGAAAATTCCCAGGTACTTTAAAAGCTTCACTGGTTGCATTACCTGATGGCACTTTGGAACAATGTGGGTCTAATTTGTTTGGTGGAGGCATTTTTTCACTGAttcaatgcatttttttaacCCCCCTTTTCCAGTTTCCCTGCTCTTGAACGATAGCACGAGTGTGCGACTTTAGTCTGATGAGTTTTATgtgattttgtgattttttttgtcttcggTTTTGGGGTCAAACATTTGCATACTAAATGTGTTTGTACAGTGTGAGAGCAGTTGTGTCAGACTTTCTTAGCATCACCAAAGCAGCTCATCACATGCTTAATGTTGTTGAATGCCTTTCTTGTGTTTTCAATGAAAGCCTTGTGTGTTTAATATTTGACTCTTTTCTATTATTACAACTGAAAACGTTGCTTTACATCTGTATCAGACATTGTGCCGTTTCATTTGTGGATTTGAAAATGACAAGGggaacagatacacacacacacacacacatgctcacacacacacacacggatggtGAATATGACTGAGACCTTTTccaaaatattaaaacacaaacaaagctCTTTACGAAAAAAAAGTggataatttttttctttggaaGGGTGTGGTTTTATTGCCCAAAAGCTCAGgcaactgtgtgtgtgggtgtatgtgtgtgtgtgtgtgtgtgcgcggagggggggggggagccAATACCAAAATTATTTTCAACCTTGATTTGTAGTTTTCAGTCATGTGAACTCGCCGGCGTCCATTCAtcttgctttttaaaaactcttCACACATCTGTTGCAGCAGACACTCCTGCTAATGTGGCTCCTGGTTCATTAAGGGAGTGGCAGTATCGACGAGGCTGTATGTGGCATTAAgatttgtctttgtctttttccctctctctcactctcactctctctctccctctgtctcccccccccctccaaacACTGTGGCAGAGCAACACATgatttggacagagaggactgACAGCCTTGCCTAGCACCAGGCCTCTGATCAGCCATCTCCACCAGCAAACTGAAGCTTGACCCGCACTTCATCACCAGCCACACAAGCATCTTCGTAACAAAACGTCATCTAACTGTGAGTACTGGactcctttcatttttttttttttttaataacgtATCCTTCCTTAACGTTTCATTCACTGAGCTGGGAATTAGCACCAATGCGTTGTGTTGACACTTTTGTACTGCCTCTTGCAGTAATTTTCACCTAAATTCTACTTCACTGGTTAAAACAAAATCTAGTTTTTATCATTTGACCCCCCAACATTAATTTTACTTCTACTCTATGtataataacattttaaattatAAAGTGTTTCTTCAAACGTTTCCCTGTGTATTCAGCAGTAATTTGTTCAATTCTGCCTCCTATTTTCATTAGcactattttttaaataaattaattcacTGACAGATGAAgtgtaaaaaccaaaaaaaaaatcagtataaTATTCCACTTGGTTTTGTATGCTTTGTGAGGTAAAAACAAGGGCAATTTTCTTGGTTTCAGCACAAGTTGTGTTTAATGATCCTTCAAATAAGGTCAGCAGCTGTACTTTAAAGCAATAATTATACTTAAGTATGTTTCTgtgctaaataaatacattttaaaagcagctgTAGAACAAAACAGACAATTCTTACACTTACTacctttctcatttttatttcttcagcTGAGGACATGGAAGAAAAGCACTTTCATTTATCTCTCACACTGATCAGCCGGGTCACGTTTTAGTGGATCCCTAGGATAGTTAGGAAGCGCCATCACAGTGAACACATGGCTAACAAAAGAGGCCTGTTTGTCCTCTAAGCCCAGTGCACCACCTAATGGTGTTTGGAGGAATTTCAGAAGTACACACTGATagaaacttggagtaattagatGGGAACCATCTTAATTGTCCTTCAGTTTGGCGATGTGGAAGAAAAATGTAGCTCAGAAGCTGGAATTACTGGATTGTCTCCTAATACTATGAGACTGAACCGAAAGGACCCCCCCCCAGAATTAACAcatttgtcttattgttttagaCATTCTCCAAAgaattgtattatttttattatttataacaGGCAGTTATATTGAATTCGTATTCAAACCGATTGCTGTGTCATGGTTGACGACATTTTTACACACAGTTTAGAAAGGCAATTTCCTTGAATGGATAAAGAGCTTCTTATCATATTGCCTTTGGTCATAACTGTTGTATTCCATTGTGCACGATTTTATTAATCCTAATTTATCAGCGATGCTGGGAACAATGACGATGTTTtgttgttacatgtgaaaaaaaaagtgccggGACTTTTAGTGTTGTGTTCAGTCAGGCATGTTGCTTCCTGCTTGCAGGTGACATCAGTTGCAAGGGGATGACCGAGCGCATTCATAACATCAATCTCCACAACTTCAGCAATTCTGTACTTGAGACCCTCAATGAGCAGCGCAACCGTGGGCACTTCTGTGACGTGACTGTTCGGATCCATGGAAGTATGCTGCGAGCTCACCGGTGCGTGCTGGCTGCTGGAAGCCCCTTCTTTCAGGACAAGCTGCTCTTGGGCTACAGCGACATTGAGATCCCTTCTGTGGTCTCGGTACAATCCATCCAAAAGCTGATAGACTTTATGTACAGTGGGATTCTGCGAGTGTCTCAATCAGAGGCTCTGCAGATCCTCACTGCTGCCAGCATCCTTCAGATTAAGACCGTCATTGATGAGTGCACACGCATCGTGTCCCAGAACGTGGGCCTGGCTGGGCCAGGGGGGTTCCCTGTTATACCGGGAGATTCTGGTCAGGAAACACCCCGCGGCACTCCAGAGTCTGGCACCTCTGGGCCCAGCAGTGACGCAGAGTCAGGTTATATGCAAGCAACATCACAGCAAAACATGGATCGTGCATACACATCTCTGTACTCCTACCCCGGCCTGTCTCTGCAGAACGGCACCCGCGAGCGCTCCCTTTACATTAACCCTCTGTCGACGAATTACGATCCGAATCTTAGCACTCAGAAGGACCAGCAATCTCAAGATCCGCCCTGGATGAACCGCATCCAGGAAAGATCTCAGCAGGTTGATCGCTTCATCTCCACAGCCGAGTCCACTCACTGCCGCAAGCAACCACGACCGGTACGCATACAAACAGGAGGCGTGAAAGTAAAGCAGGAAGAGGATGATGAGTACAGCTGCTATGAAACTATGGGGGACTGCCAGGACGACACTGACCAGATTGAGGGTGTAGAGAGTGAATCCAAGGTTGAAAGTTTTGACTCAGGGGTGAGCTCCTCCATTAGTACTGAGCCAGATACAATGGAGCAGCAGCCATACCTGACTGGCTTTAGCCGAGACGGTGGCGGGGAAGGGCACCAAGGGGAAGGAGCTCCAGTGCAGATAGAGGTCAATGACTCGTCCCCAGAGCAAGTGCAAAAGACAGAGGACGGGGACACATCCCACAGCACTAGTGATAGTAGCATGATGCAGTCCCTGCAAAACTCAGTCAAACTCAGCCCTTTGTCCCAGTACATGCGCCAGCCAGACACCAGCAATCTAAGGATGCCGCTCACCGTGACCAGCAATTCCCAAGTGATGGGCACTGCTGGAAGCACCTTCCTGCCCACACTCTTTCCTACACAGCCGGCTAGAGACCATAAGCCTTTCCTTTACCTTCCTGGCCAGCAGCAACCCCAGTTTGTGGCAGTGCCGCCCCCCGCAATGCCATCATTCCCCAACCCTATTTCGGTACCGCAAACGCCAGCTCAGCAGCAACAGGCTGCAGGAGGAATTGGTCAGGGGGAAAAGAAGCCCTATGAATGCACTCTCTGCAGTAAAACCTTTACTGCCAAACAGAACTACGTCAAACACATGTTTGTCCATACTGGTAAgcgaaaaatatttttaatcagtTGAATTTTCTTAGTTAAGCAATAATAATTCATCACTTCTCTAGGTAATGCCTCTGCTTGTGAATGCTGAAAGCTTTTCGGTTTGCCACAGTCTTTTTCATCTGAAATTCATTCTGATTACGATGTTTCGTGACAGTACCCGAGCTCGCTAATCATAAACTATTCAGACAAATTTTGTTAGTGCAGGAGCAATATGCCAATGCGGAAGAGCGTCTGGAAAAATCCAAGGTTACCACACAGGGTGTGAGGTTGTAGTTTGTTCACACTGCGGAAACAACCAAATTATGTATACTGTACATACTGATATCTGATTTCCTGTCTTCGGTTTTCTGCAAAACATGTGGGTGTCATAGAAATGACTGTTTGAATGTAGGAACCAGTGTAGGTCAAGTTTAGattaaagcagaaaaatgaCCATAAAAGGTCAAGTTTTAGGTATTTGCAAAGTTGCTCTTTAGAGAGTTCATCTTTACTATTTACATACAGTGCAAATCAGTATGTAGATTTATGAGAGGCACTGTTGTACAAAGATAGTTGCCAAGTTGCACTGCACTGTGGATTATAGTTCCAGTGTAAAGCTGAGGCCTGTCGACACATTTCTGCCGTCTTATTACTTCCagcataataaataataaaccagTACCCATCCTAGCAATTTAACTAAATTACTAACTGATAAAAAAACAGGCCAAATCGCATTCGTTAGGTCACGGTTGACTATTATCTTTGCCATCATTTCTGTTTAACTTGCAATGCCAGCAGAGTGCTCATGCAGCACATCGTTTCACTGTGCACCGCTTTCCTCCAGCACTTAGAACCTTATCAATCACATGCTGTAGAAATCATCAtcacagaaagaaagaataaaatatCGTATATAATTAGATGATCTTGTTAAAATTGCGTACTCAAATAGCCATTATTATTCATTACAATCCATCGCTTGGCCAGAACCACTTGTCATATGAAAGCTATTTGAAActaaatttcctgttttactcgCATAATTGTGAGCAGCAGAGTGATGACAGATTGAGAAGGAAAATAAATCACCGATCGATTAATCCCCCTGGACTAGATCTGAACAAGTCGTGGCTGCCGATGATGGATCACCTTTGTTAATCTcgtaaaaattatatttttcaaaATCCACAAGGATGCCAGCATGATTTAGTATAATATGGCGCTGCTGTCCATATGAGAATACATCTAACGCATACACAAGATaacatcttttgtttgtttattaagcAGGAGTTACAAAGTACCCCAGCAGATGTAATATATCACATCTTCACAGGGCACATTGACGCGGCGCACTCAAAATAGCTAAAAAGATAATGATAACACGTGCAGCAGAGGTAGTGTGTCATTTTTCTGCAATCAAAAACCTGTCAGAGACATAGAGAATGCTTTTCAGCGGTATGAATCACTGTACTGCGAGTACACTGCCCCCGAGCAACACAGTAAAATACCTGTTATGTATGTGCTGCTCATGTGTTGTGACCCTGAAACCTGACCTCTGCCTGGGCCCGGGTCGGGTCAagtggaaacaaacaaaaaaagacaaagcgaAAGCAGAATTTATTAGCTTCGTTAAATGAAAGCAGGTGGCAACACATTCATTTATTCAGCGCGGCAGAAAAGCAGTCGATACACAGAACTTCATTAACTTGCGCGGTACAACTTGTCTATTTGGCGGTGTTATCAGTCTCCTTCTCCGCCTGTTCATTTTACGTTATTATTGATATGTTAATATTTTACAGCCCATAATGTCAGCAGAGACAATTATGGAAAATGATCTTAACGTCGCGACAAAGTGGCAGAAATGCCAAATAGATGCATAAAATATTGCTTTCGCAGTCCTGTGCGAATTAACATCTGACATTTTAGCCCCACTTTTCTGCGCCGTCATTACAGCGttattatatttttgtaaaataCTTCAACTGTATCGTTTTCTcgcttttttgtgttttttttttatttgtgcatGTTGTATCAGAGCAACTGTGACGAAACCTAAACCTTTCCCATGGCGCTGTAGCATGCAGCGCAAAGTGAAACCAACATCACAATACagcaataattatttaataatttaaataattgtAGCCGGAGGTATGTTCCTGTACTGGAAAAGTAACCCTTGTGGCTTTGGGCGTCTGATGTTGCTGTACAAGTTGAAGTCAGCTGATCCtgccatgtttttttgttttttttctatgtagGGCTTAAGAGTCAGCTGGCTGTGTTTCAGGAGCGTTTAGCGTCAAAATTTGCCTTGATTCAATTTCCAACTACTAATTTGCTCcaatttttttgtaattaataAATCAGACACGTGCCTTCGTAATGGCTGATTTACCCACAGCAGCGTGCACACCCTGAAAtctttcattaa from Oreochromis niloticus isolate F11D_XX linkage group LG10, O_niloticus_UMD_NMBU, whole genome shotgun sequence includes the following:
- the zbtb20 gene encoding zinc finger and BTB domain-containing protein 20; translation: MTERIHNINLHNFSNSVLETLNEQRNRGHFCDVTVRIHGSMLRAHRCVLAAGSPFFQDKLLLGYSDIEIPSVVSVQSIQKLIDFMYSGILRVSQSEALQILTAASILQIKTVIDECTRIVSQNVGLAGPGGFPVIPGDSGQETPRGTPESGTSGPSSDAESGYMQATSQQNMDRAYTSLYSYPGLSLQNGTRERSLYINPLSTNYDPNLSTQKDQQSQDPPWMNRIQERSQQVDRFISTAESTHCRKQPRPVRIQTGGVKVKQEEDDEYSCYETMGDCQDDTDQIEGVESESKVESFDSGVSSSISTEPDTMEQQPYLTGFSRDGGGEGHQGEGAPVQIEVNDSSPEQVQKTEDGDTSHSTSDSSMMQSLQNSVKLSPLSQYMRQPDTSNLRMPLTVTSNSQVMGTAGSTFLPTLFPTQPARDHKPFLYLPGQQQPQFVAVPPPAMPSFPNPISVPQTPAQQQQAAGGIGQGEKKPYECTLCSKTFTAKQNYVKHMFVHTGEKPHQCSICWRSFSLKDYLIKHMVTHTGVRAYQCSICNKRFTQKSSLNVHMRLHRGEKSYECYICKKKFSHKTLLERHMALHSTASAITGLSGSAGTPGPVSIPIPMAVPEPGAGVVALAMPVSGGAGVGAGVGTGVGVAAEASCQEGTTYVCSVCPAKFDQMEHFNDHMRMHVSDG